A part of Hippea maritima DSM 10411 genomic DNA contains:
- the murC gene encoding UDP-N-acetylmuramate--L-alanine ligase has protein sequence MFNEIINNAKKVHFVGIGGVGMSSLAQYLLSKGYTITGSDVEENSYVEKLKKQGVKVYLGHSLSNIEEDVDLVVVSSAVKNDNIELIQADKLNIPTIKRYQLLAHLVNNSNSIAVAGSHGKTTTTSLSASLLKNANLDPTAIIGGKLRNINNNVIIGKCNYLIVEADESDGGFLLLNPKIGLLTNIDNDHLGFYGNFENEKVAFYDFMDNSEKLIINIDDPIIKQWKNLSKRQNLLTYSIKSKKADVYAYDIQTNAAYSIFSIKTPTKKIEQIKLKIIGTHNISNALAVVCLAEILEIGEDIIRKTLSEFEGVDRRFTYVGNYRNLKVYDDYAHHPTEIRETLKAAKLISKNIYAVFQPHRFSRTAYLMDEFAGSFKDAKRVFVLDIFPASESPIDGIDSQILAQKVNEISANAVYINNEDMLKKHLDQIEEDGVVVALGAGSVSRIIRKITNDYKNITT, from the coding sequence GTGTTTAACGAAATAATAAACAACGCAAAGAAAGTACATTTTGTGGGAATTGGTGGGGTAGGTATGAGCTCACTGGCCCAATATCTCCTCTCAAAGGGATACACAATTACAGGTTCAGACGTAGAGGAAAATTCTTATGTAGAAAAACTAAAAAAACAGGGTGTTAAGGTATATCTGGGGCATTCATTGAGCAACATAGAAGAGGATGTGGATTTGGTGGTAGTATCATCGGCTGTAAAAAACGACAACATAGAGCTAATTCAGGCAGATAAACTTAATATACCTACAATAAAACGCTATCAGCTTTTAGCACATTTAGTGAATAACTCAAACTCAATAGCCGTAGCTGGGTCTCATGGAAAAACCACCACAACCTCATTATCGGCATCTCTTCTTAAAAATGCCAATTTAGATCCAACGGCAATAATTGGTGGCAAGCTAAGAAATATAAACAACAATGTAATAATAGGTAAATGTAATTATCTAATAGTAGAAGCCGATGAAAGCGATGGGGGCTTCCTTCTTTTAAACCCCAAAATAGGCCTACTTACAAACATAGACAACGATCATTTGGGATTCTACGGAAATTTCGAGAATGAGAAGGTGGCTTTCTACGATTTTATGGACAACTCAGAGAAACTCATAATAAATATAGATGACCCAATAATAAAACAGTGGAAAAACTTATCAAAAAGACAAAACCTGCTAACCTATAGCATTAAGTCAAAAAAAGCAGATGTTTACGCCTACGATATCCAAACAAATGCTGCATACAGTATATTTAGCATAAAAACACCTACAAAAAAGATAGAGCAGATAAAGTTAAAGATAATAGGTACGCATAACATATCAAATGCCCTAGCTGTTGTATGTCTGGCAGAAATATTAGAGATAGGTGAGGATATAATAAGAAAAACCCTTTCGGAATTTGAAGGTGTGGATAGAAGGTTTACATATGTAGGCAACTACAGAAACCTAAAGGTATACGATGATTATGCTCACCACCCAACCGAAATAAGAGAAACCTTAAAGGCAGCAAAATTAATAAGTAAAAACATCTATGCTGTTTTTCAACCACATAGATTTTCAAGAACGGCATACCTAATGGATGAGTTTGCAGGAAGTTTTAAGGATGCAAAGCGGGTGTTTGTACTTGACATATTCCCGGCGAGCGAATCTCCTATAGATGGAATAGATTCTCAAATTCTCGCACAAAAGGTAAATGAGATATCAGCCAACGCCGTATATATCAACAACGAGGATATGTTAAAAAAACACTTAGACCAGATAGAGGAAGATGGCGTAGTTGTTGCACTGGGAGCTGGAAGTGTAAGTAGAATCATAAGAAAAATAACCAATGATTACAAAAATATTACCACTTAG
- the murB gene encoding UDP-N-acetylmuramate dehydrogenase: MITKILPLSLLTSIRLKGEIKLNYIENEVECINVGKNIIGNGSNLLIKQAREVYKLSSRFSYIHKDKEILITGAATPVAKILNYCRKNGLSGLEFLTGVPATIGGAAFMNAGAFNQEIGPLITYLKVFDFREKTVKVIEDVGFHYRCTQIYGIVLEVAFKLTKDTVESITKRMRDFIRKRLKNAHIKNTFGSVFKNPKEKPAGWLIENVGLKGFKKDTAMISSKHANYILGSRNTNVDDVLYLIDKAKNDVFKTFNIELEEEVVIL, from the coding sequence ATGATTACAAAAATATTACCACTTAGCCTGCTGACATCAATACGATTAAAAGGGGAAATAAAGCTGAATTACATAGAAAATGAGGTAGAATGCATTAATGTAGGAAAGAACATCATAGGTAATGGCAGCAACTTACTCATAAAGCAAGCCAGAGAGGTGTACAAATTATCAAGCCGTTTTTCATATATTCATAAAGACAAAGAAATACTGATTACAGGTGCTGCAACACCTGTAGCCAAAATATTGAATTACTGTAGAAAAAATGGGCTTTCTGGTTTAGAATTCTTAACCGGAGTACCTGCAACTATAGGTGGTGCAGCTTTTATGAATGCTGGAGCATTTAATCAAGAAATTGGACCATTAATCACTTATTTGAAAGTGTTTGATTTTAGAGAAAAAACTGTTAAAGTTATAGAAGATGTAGGTTTCCATTATAGGTGCACACAAATATACGGTATTGTGCTTGAAGTGGCTTTTAAATTAACAAAAGATACCGTAGAAAGCATAACAAAGCGAATGCGGGATTTTATTAGAAAAAGGCTTAAAAATGCACACATAAAAAATACTTTTGGAAGCGTTTTTAAAAATCCGAAAGAGAAACCGGCTGGGTGGCTCATAGAAAATGTTGGACTTAAGGGTTTTAAAAAAGATACCGCTATGATTTCATCTAAACATGCAAATTACATATTGGGAAGTAGAAACACAAATGTTGACGATGTGCTCTACCTTATTGATAAGGCAAAAAACGATGTTTTTAAAACATTTAATATAGAATTAGAAGAAGAGGTGGTAATTCTATGA
- a CDS encoding D-alanine--D-alanine ligase has protein sequence MKVAVVCGGNSSEREISIITGNAVYNGLLKNFEAECIVCDNARDCLDKIIKSSPSVVFIALHGGFGENGQLQAALESLGIKHTGCSFAESNIAMNKFATKAILKKLSIPTAEFKLIKKVEEIENIDFYPICIKPNNEGSSVDVNFANNENQAKYISQNLLKKHNELIIEKRLSGKELTVGVLFGKALPIIEIRPKSGFYDYKNKYTKGATDYIVPAPLENNIEKLIKDIAVKAFEAIGCKSYARIDFILDGNVPYLLEINTIPGMTPTSLLPKAAKAAGISFEELTKMIVEGAC, from the coding sequence ATGAAGGTTGCCGTAGTTTGTGGGGGCAACTCCTCTGAAAGAGAGATATCCATAATCACAGGTAATGCCGTATATAACGGGCTATTAAAGAATTTCGAAGCAGAATGTATAGTATGTGATAATGCAAGAGATTGCTTAGATAAAATAATAAAATCATCACCATCTGTAGTTTTTATAGCATTGCATGGAGGATTCGGGGAAAATGGCCAGCTTCAAGCAGCTTTAGAATCTTTAGGCATAAAACACACAGGTTGTTCTTTTGCAGAGAGTAATATAGCAATGAATAAATTTGCTACCAAAGCCATTTTAAAAAAACTAAGCATACCTACAGCAGAGTTTAAACTCATAAAAAAGGTTGAAGAGATTGAAAATATAGATTTTTATCCGATTTGTATAAAACCAAACAATGAAGGCTCATCAGTAGATGTAAATTTTGCAAACAATGAAAATCAGGCTAAGTATATTAGCCAAAATCTGCTAAAAAAACACAATGAACTAATAATAGAAAAAAGACTAAGCGGCAAAGAATTAACTGTAGGGGTACTATTTGGAAAGGCTCTACCCATAATAGAAATAAGACCAAAAAGTGGATTTTACGACTATAAAAACAAATACACAAAAGGAGCCACAGACTACATAGTGCCAGCACCTCTGGAAAACAATATAGAAAAACTCATAAAAGATATAGCAGTAAAAGCCTTTGAAGCTATAGGGTGCAAAAGTTATGCAAGGATAGACTTTATACTGGATGGAAACGTCCCATATCTACTTGAAATAAACACTATACCTGGAATGACACCTACAAGTCTCCTACCCAAAGCGGCTAAAGCAGCTGGTATATCCTTTGAGGAATTAACAAAGATGATTGTTGAGGGGGCATGTTAG
- a CDS encoding cell division protein FtsQ/DivIB, whose protein sequence is MLDYKDLKKDEKPKQKNVSFKYIVNIAKLVVSLSIIAGFFILAAYAYNQYSSKYAKLRYVVIDGNRALPKTLISHIATKGSSLKLSSYKENIIYYNLISNPWIENARISKIYPDTLYIKVKEKSPSAAVILKKTAYIIDKNGSIIDTYKQYLRLPKLIKISTPNKAFLNNKTLLKAVMVMYEKLDKVEKINYIEIVSNSYQLAHFKGGLNVAVNSFDCPEKAITRLKEKWNYLYSLKNKLDSVSICFDNKFVLRWKKGVKR, encoded by the coding sequence ATGTTAGATTATAAAGATTTAAAAAAAGACGAAAAACCGAAACAAAAAAACGTAAGTTTCAAATATATAGTAAACATAGCAAAGCTTGTGGTTAGCTTAAGTATTATTGCAGGATTCTTTATATTAGCGGCTTATGCTTACAATCAATACTCATCAAAATATGCAAAACTAAGATACGTGGTAATTGACGGAAACAGGGCACTCCCAAAAACACTAATAAGTCACATAGCAACCAAGGGAAGCTCACTAAAATTATCATCTTACAAAGAGAATATAATTTACTACAACCTAATATCAAATCCTTGGATAGAAAATGCCAGAATATCAAAAATTTATCCAGACACACTATACATAAAGGTAAAAGAGAAGTCGCCTTCTGCAGCAGTTATCTTAAAAAAAACAGCATATATAATTGATAAAAATGGCAGTATAATAGACACATATAAACAGTATTTAAGGCTTCCGAAATTAATAAAAATATCTACACCAAATAAAGCCTTTTTAAACAATAAAACACTTCTTAAGGCTGTTATGGTTATGTATGAAAAATTAGACAAAGTGGAAAAAATAAATTATATTGAAATAGTGTCTAATAGCTATCAGTTAGCACACTTTAAAGGTGGTCTTAATGTTGCCGTTAACAGTTTTGATTGCCCTGAAAAAGCTATAACAAGATTAAAGGAAAAATGGAATTATCTGTATTCTTTAAAGAACAAGCTGGATAGCGTAAGTATTTGTTTTGATAATAAATTTGTTTTAAGGTGGAAAAAAGGAGTCAAAAGGTGA
- the ftsA gene encoding cell division protein FtsA → MNEVNQRDIVVGLDIGTTKVCAIVGKKTPEGQIKIIGIGQTPSKGLRKGVVINIDEAVLSIKRAVAYAERMSGVKIDSVWTGIAGGHIRSYNSSGVVAIKNMEVSESDIRRVIDAAKAVAIPPDKEIIHIIPQEFIVDDQSGIKDPRGMNGTRLEVKVHIVTGSVTNVQNIIKCCNRSGLKVKNIVLQPIASSHSILLPEEKDLGVGLIDIGGGTTDVAVFASNAIKHTSVLAIGGDHVTNDIAIGLRTPFKEAEEIKKKHGCALSELVPEDEIIDIPGIGDRKSRQIPKKLLSEIIEPRMEEIYSLVREDLEKRNLTPLLAGGIVITGGSALMSGALELAERHFELPVRLGKPQGIIGLKDAVDNPMYATGVGLVIYGFTKEEEEEDLNLEVGKGRDDDSLFSVILKKMKSWVKEMF, encoded by the coding sequence GTGAATGAGGTAAACCAAAGGGATATTGTAGTAGGATTAGACATAGGTACCACCAAGGTTTGCGCTATAGTGGGCAAAAAAACCCCCGAGGGGCAGATAAAGATTATCGGCATAGGCCAAACACCATCGAAGGGTTTAAGAAAAGGTGTGGTAATAAACATCGATGAGGCTGTACTATCCATAAAAAGGGCTGTAGCTTATGCCGAAAGGATGAGTGGCGTAAAAATAGACAGTGTATGGACAGGTATAGCTGGAGGGCACATCCGCTCATACAATTCAAGCGGCGTTGTGGCTATAAAAAATATGGAAGTTTCAGAATCAGACATAAGAAGGGTTATAGATGCTGCAAAAGCCGTAGCAATACCTCCAGATAAAGAAATAATCCACATAATACCTCAAGAATTCATAGTGGACGACCAAAGCGGTATAAAAGACCCCCGTGGAATGAACGGAACAAGACTCGAGGTAAAAGTCCACATAGTAACAGGCTCAGTAACCAATGTGCAAAACATAATAAAATGCTGCAATAGAAGCGGCTTGAAGGTTAAAAACATAGTACTCCAGCCAATTGCCTCAAGCCATTCTATACTCCTACCAGAAGAAAAAGATTTAGGTGTTGGTTTAATAGATATTGGTGGTGGCACAACGGATGTGGCCGTTTTTGCATCAAATGCAATAAAACATACATCTGTTTTGGCAATTGGAGGAGATCATGTAACAAACGACATAGCTATAGGTCTAAGAACACCATTTAAAGAAGCAGAAGAAATAAAGAAAAAACACGGATGCGCTCTGTCTGAGCTTGTACCAGAAGATGAAATTATAGACATTCCTGGTATTGGCGATAGAAAATCAAGACAAATCCCCAAAAAACTCCTCAGTGAGATAATAGAGCCACGCATGGAGGAGATATATTCGCTCGTTAGAGAAGACCTAGAGAAGAGAAATCTAACGCCACTTCTTGCAGGAGGTATAGTGATAACTGGAGGCTCTGCTTTGATGAGCGGAGCATTAGAGCTTGCAGAAAGACATTTTGAACTTCCAGTAAGATTAGGAAAACCGCAGGGCATAATAGGACTCAAAGATGCTGTCGACAATCCTATGTATGCGACGGGCGTTGGACTTGTAATCTATGGGTTTACAAAGGAAGAAGAGGAAGAAGATTTAAACCTTGAAGTAGGCAAGGGCAGGGATGATGATAGCCTATTTTCCGTCATCCTGAAGAAAATGAAAAGTTGGGTTAAAGAAATGTTTTAA
- the ftsZ gene encoding cell division protein FtsZ, with product MAKQEKNDYSIGAIIKVIGVGGGGSNAVNTMITHGIKNAEFITANTDIQALGVSLAQTKLQLGKKLTRGLGAGSDPEKGRRAAEESIEEIENALAGSDMVFIAAGMGGGTGTGASPIIAKVAKDIGALTIAVVTKPFDMEGKIKKEIALKGIEELKETVDSIIVIPNQKLMDIYKNLPLLEAFKKADDILRQAVQSIVELIYKQPNSQIIMNIDFADVVSVMKEKGVALMGVGEASSENGENRVRRATEMAISNPLLENTSIKGAKGILMNITAGKNFGLDEFNEATSIIEQNMNPKALFKHGFVLDESLGERVRITIIATGFSSSNTQQQSRNMINRPEYRKLDSKTLNEIKKETAIPIDDERDIPAYIRRKRVES from the coding sequence ATGGCTAAACAAGAAAAAAATGACTACTCTATCGGAGCTATAATAAAGGTAATTGGAGTAGGCGGTGGCGGTAGCAATGCTGTTAATACAATGATAACACACGGCATAAAAAATGCTGAATTTATAACAGCAAACACAGATATTCAAGCTTTGGGTGTTTCCTTGGCCCAAACCAAACTGCAGTTGGGTAAAAAATTAACAAGAGGTTTAGGTGCAGGAAGTGATCCAGAGAAGGGTAGAAGGGCGGCTGAGGAAAGCATTGAAGAGATTGAAAATGCATTAGCTGGTTCTGATATGGTTTTTATAGCTGCAGGTATGGGTGGTGGAACAGGTACAGGAGCATCACCCATTATAGCAAAGGTAGCAAAGGATATAGGTGCCTTAACAATAGCTGTTGTAACAAAGCCCTTCGATATGGAAGGCAAGATAAAAAAAGAGATAGCTTTAAAGGGTATTGAAGAGTTAAAAGAAACTGTAGACAGCATTATTGTTATACCAAACCAAAAGCTTATGGATATCTATAAAAATTTGCCACTGCTCGAGGCTTTCAAAAAAGCCGATGACATACTAAGGCAAGCAGTCCAAAGCATAGTAGAACTCATCTACAAACAACCAAATTCCCAAATTATAATGAACATAGACTTCGCCGATGTTGTTTCTGTAATGAAGGAGAAAGGCGTTGCTTTAATGGGTGTTGGCGAGGCATCCTCAGAGAACGGTGAGAATAGAGTAAGAAGAGCAACTGAGATGGCCATATCCAATCCCCTGCTTGAAAATACCTCTATCAAAGGCGCAAAAGGTATATTAATGAATATAACGGCCGGTAAAAACTTTGGATTAGACGAATTCAACGAAGCCACATCCATAATAGAGCAAAATATGAATCCAAAAGCTCTATTCAAGCACGGTTTTGTCCTGGATGAGAGCCTGGGAGAAAGGGTAAGAATTACAATAATAGCCACAGGATTTAGTAGCTCAAACACACAACAGCAAAGCCGCAATATGATAAACAGACCAGAATACAGAAAATTAGACTCAAAAACACTGAATGAGATTAAGAAAGAAACGGCAATTCCTATAGATGATGAAAGGGACATACCAGCATATATCCGCAGAAAAAGGGTTGAGAGTTGA
- the plsY gene encoding glycerol-3-phosphate 1-O-acyltransferase PlsY codes for MTEYLITGLGSFLIGSIPFGWLIAKSKGIDVKKKGSGNIGATNVYRVVGKKEGALTLILDLLKGFLAVVLFSLIYKHDAYVPYVSSISVVLGHDFSIFLKFKGGKGVATTYGAGLIIYPTASMVGMAMWIAILLGSKYSSLAALLSFTVSTLIALNSNNYMVRIVFVVLLGLMIIRHRDNIVRLFSKRENKINI; via the coding sequence TTGACAGAATACCTCATAACAGGTTTGGGCTCTTTTTTAATTGGAAGCATACCCTTTGGTTGGCTAATAGCAAAGAGCAAGGGCATAGACGTAAAGAAAAAAGGTAGCGGAAATATAGGCGCTACCAATGTTTACAGAGTTGTAGGTAAAAAAGAAGGTGCATTAACCCTTATATTAGACCTATTAAAAGGCTTTTTAGCTGTAGTTCTATTTTCCTTGATATATAAACATGATGCCTATGTGCCATACGTGAGCTCTATTTCCGTTGTGTTGGGGCACGATTTCAGCATATTTCTAAAGTTCAAGGGTGGCAAGGGGGTAGCAACTACATATGGTGCAGGACTAATTATATACCCAACAGCCTCAATGGTTGGTATGGCTATGTGGATAGCTATACTTCTTGGCAGCAAGTACTCATCATTAGCCGCTCTACTATCATTTACCGTATCTACATTAATAGCCCTAAACAGCAATAACTACATGGTGAGGATAGTATTTGTTGTGCTACTGGGCTTGATGATTATAAGACATAGGGACAATATAGTTAGATTGTTCTCAAAACGGGAAAACAAAATAAACATTTGA
- a CDS encoding DUF507 family protein, with translation MALNKREIELLADKIAVNLLKDGNIRLLKDISLLKGIAKDVLEEDADKEKEIDAKTKELLRKFSSEIEKEGADSSKLFIMTKKKVAKKEGFLL, from the coding sequence ATGGCTTTAAACAAACGCGAAATCGAACTACTGGCTGATAAGATAGCAGTAAACCTGCTGAAAGACGGGAACATTAGACTTCTAAAGGATATATCCCTTCTAAAAGGTATAGCCAAAGACGTATTAGAAGAGGATGCAGATAAAGAAAAAGAGATAGACGCAAAAACCAAAGAGCTCTTAAGAAAATTTTCCTCAGAGATAGAAAAAGAGGGTGCCGATAGCTCCAAACTTTTTATAATGACTAAAAAGAAAGTGGCAAAGAAGGAAGGATTTTTGTTATGA
- a CDS encoding DUF507 family protein produces the protein MRYSSARIRHLAKKIVKKATEEGIIEIAATEKLVLDSIIETIEKYFSIEDEVYSKVLEDLQKRSKKLIPGSMEWKVAFNKAYEEEISRRLLK, from the coding sequence ATGAGATACAGTAGCGCCAGAATAAGGCACTTGGCAAAAAAGATAGTAAAAAAAGCAACAGAAGAGGGGATTATTGAGATAGCGGCTACAGAAAAGCTTGTTTTGGATAGCATAATAGAGACAATTGAGAAATATTTCTCAATTGAGGATGAGGTCTACAGTAAAGTATTGGAAGACTTGCAAAAAAGAAGCAAAAAACTTATACCAGGCAGCATGGAATGGAAAGTAGCATTTAATAAAGCGTATGAGGAAGAAATAAGCAGAAGGTTATTAAAATGA
- the carA gene encoding glutamine-hydrolyzing carbamoyl-phosphate synthase small subunit, which produces MKRAILVLETGDVFEGISIGKDGTTVGEVVFNTAMSGYQEILTDPSYKGQIVNMTYTQIGNYGLNDEDNESDRPFVEGFVVKEASVIHSNFRAKETLNEYLKRHSIVGIAEIDTRKLTKLLRVKGSLRGGITTEDNIDSLKKAVENFEIVNRDLVQFVSTKEPYEFNDGLFRFGFENRKIKKVLSSKRVVVLDFGVKRNILRYLIEVGFDVVVLPAYSTYNDVASFNPDAVFLSNGPGDPRGIDSKWIEEYRKIITNYPSFGICFGHQIIARAFGVDVYKMKFGHHGGNHPVKEIESDNIFVTAQNHNYAADEKSLLEKGFKITYKNLNDGSVEGMMHKELPVMSVQFHPEASPGPHDAEGIFENFATMVKENC; this is translated from the coding sequence ATGAAAAGGGCTATTTTAGTTTTGGAAACAGGAGATGTATTCGAGGGCATATCAATAGGCAAAGATGGCACAACTGTAGGTGAAGTTGTATTCAATACAGCAATGAGCGGCTATCAAGAAATCTTAACAGATCCCTCATATAAAGGACAAATAGTCAATATGACATACACCCAAATTGGGAATTACGGCTTGAATGATGAAGACAACGAATCTGATAGGCCATTCGTAGAGGGGTTTGTAGTAAAAGAAGCAAGCGTTATCCATTCAAACTTCAGAGCAAAGGAAACGTTAAATGAGTATCTAAAAAGACATTCAATAGTTGGTATAGCAGAGATAGACACAAGAAAACTTACAAAACTTCTAAGGGTTAAAGGGTCGCTTAGAGGTGGCATAACAACAGAAGATAATATAGACTCACTTAAGAAAGCAGTAGAAAACTTTGAAATAGTCAATAGGGATTTAGTCCAGTTTGTGAGCACAAAAGAGCCATATGAATTTAATGACGGTTTATTTAGATTTGGTTTTGAAAATAGAAAGATAAAGAAGGTTTTAAGCAGCAAAAGGGTTGTAGTTCTTGATTTTGGTGTAAAAAGAAACATATTGAGGTATCTAATCGAGGTTGGTTTTGATGTTGTGGTTTTACCTGCTTATTCTACTTACAACGATGTAGCCTCATTCAACCCCGATGCTGTATTCTTATCCAATGGCCCAGGCGATCCAAGAGGAATAGATTCTAAATGGATAGAAGAATATAGGAAAATCATAACTAACTATCCATCATTTGGCATATGTTTTGGTCATCAAATAATAGCAAGGGCATTTGGAGTTGATGTGTATAAAATGAAATTTGGACATCACGGTGGAAACCATCCGGTTAAAGAAATTGAAAGCGATAACATATTTGTAACAGCGCAAAACCACAATTATGCTGCAGATGAAAAAAGTTTACTTGAAAAAGGCTTTAAAATAACATATAAAAACCTTAATGATGGCAGCGTTGAGGGCATGATGCACAAAGAGCTACCCGTTATGTCTGTTCAATTTCATCCAGAGGCATCTCCAGGCCCTCATGATGCTGAGGGGATTTTTGAAAATTTTGCAACTATGGTTAAAGAAAACTGCTAA
- the lpxC gene encoding UDP-3-O-acyl-N-acetylglucosamine deacetylase, giving the protein MRKQRTIKQPIKASGIGLHTGKRVEIELNPAEENSGIVFYREDKGQTIEVKQENVVDTTLATTLGKNGIFIKTVEHLLATLFGLHIDNLFIRLWGDEVPIMDGSAAPWVYLIKTAGIIEQKAYKKEIIIKKPITIKEKGKFVALIPSKDFEIHYSIHFENAFIGKQKRGLVVNERSFIKEISKARTFGLLKDIEFLQSQNLALGGSLDNAIVVDEYGIVNEDPLRYEDEFVRHKILDAIGDLSILGYDIKGKYLAFKSGHDLNNKLIRKLIADKEAYEVVGNPYRERVVGSLVWATNEGL; this is encoded by the coding sequence GTGAGAAAACAAAGAACCATAAAACAGCCTATAAAAGCTTCTGGCATAGGATTACATACTGGCAAAAGGGTGGAGATAGAGCTAAATCCCGCAGAAGAAAACAGCGGTATAGTATTCTACAGGGAAGATAAAGGGCAAACTATAGAAGTAAAGCAAGAAAACGTGGTAGACACAACCTTAGCCACAACCCTAGGCAAAAATGGTATATTTATAAAAACAGTTGAACATTTGCTTGCAACTCTATTTGGACTTCATATAGACAATCTATTTATAAGGTTATGGGGGGATGAAGTTCCTATAATGGATGGCTCTGCAGCCCCTTGGGTTTATCTAATAAAAACAGCAGGTATAATTGAACAAAAGGCATACAAAAAAGAGATAATCATTAAAAAACCCATAACCATAAAGGAAAAAGGTAAATTTGTAGCATTAATCCCATCCAAGGATTTTGAAATACATTATTCGATACACTTCGAAAATGCTTTTATAGGCAAACAAAAGCGTGGACTTGTTGTTAATGAACGCTCTTTCATAAAAGAAATTAGTAAAGCAAGGACATTTGGGCTGCTTAAAGATATAGAGTTTCTACAGTCTCAAAATCTGGCTTTAGGCGGGAGTTTAGATAACGCCATTGTTGTCGATGAATATGGCATAGTGAATGAAGACCCGCTTAGATATGAAGATGAGTTTGTAAGACATAAAATATTAGATGCTATAGGTGATTTATCTATTTTGGGATATGACATAAAGGGTAAATATCTTGCTTTCAAATCAGGACATGATTTAAATAATAAATTGATAAGGAAACTCATTGCAGATAAAGAAGCCTACGAAGTGGTAGGAAACCCTTACAGAGAGAGGGTCGTCGGCTCATTAGTTTGGGCTACAAATGAAGGATTATAA
- a CDS encoding tRNA1(Val) (adenine(37)-N6)-methyltransferase: MDLILTKFKGFEILQPRYGYHFSAEPFVLTQNLEFKIPKRIVDFGSGCGIISVIVALKNPNSFIYAIEKNSKYIDIIKKNFKINKINNAIVLRDDREIETNSIDYFISNPPYFMEGKFRLSKKYLNEKFESYGGEKQFILYAKRLLKSKGTLRFTFHSTRLIEIIDTLRFNKFGIKTIQPVYGNLNKKSPFVLVEAKFASPDYVEIKPPIVLSQFYS, translated from the coding sequence ATGGATTTAATACTTACTAAGTTTAAAGGGTTTGAAATTTTACAACCAAGATATGGATATCATTTCTCAGCAGAACCTTTTGTTTTAACACAAAATTTAGAATTCAAAATCCCTAAAAGAATTGTAGATTTTGGTAGTGGTTGCGGTATAATTTCGGTCATAGTAGCACTTAAAAACCCGAATTCATTTATCTATGCAATAGAGAAAAATAGCAAATACATAGATATAATAAAAAAGAACTTTAAAATAAACAAAATAAATAACGCAATTGTATTAAGGGATGATAGAGAGATTGAAACCAATAGCATAGATTACTTTATCAGCAATCCACCTTATTTTATGGAAGGGAAATTTAGGCTTTCTAAGAAGTATTTGAATGAAAAGTTTGAGTCATATGGAGGAGAAAAACAATTTATATTATATGCAAAACGCCTACTAAAAAGTAAAGGCACGCTGAGATTTACCTTTCATTCCACAAGACTTATAGAAATAATTGATACATTAAGGTTTAATAAATTTGGTATAAAAACAATACAACCAGTTTATGGAAACTTAAATAAAAAATCACCTTTTGTACTGGTAGAGGCAAAATTCGCATCTCCAGATTATGTAGAGATTAAACCCCCTATTGTTTTAAGCCAATTTTACTCTTAA